A window from Mycobacterium botniense encodes these proteins:
- a CDS encoding TetR/AcrR family transcriptional regulator, which yields MISGPTAVRFGGITRTAAQNRVLDAAFTLIAQHGVSGTSLQMIADAIGVTKAAVYRQFKTKDDIVIALTERGLAELEDALEAAEAEEHAPRAREVLLNRVIELAVARRRSTMGVLQFDPVVVRLLAEHEPFQRFTRRLTAVLLGDADPAARVPAAMLSGAIFAGVMHPLVADLDDDTLRADLLRTARRMLNLPEPAPRGAARALT from the coding sequence GTGATTTCCGGGCCGACCGCCGTTCGATTCGGTGGCATCACGCGCACCGCTGCGCAAAATCGTGTGCTCGATGCCGCGTTCACACTGATCGCGCAGCATGGAGTCAGCGGGACGTCGCTACAGATGATTGCCGATGCGATCGGCGTGACAAAGGCGGCCGTGTACCGTCAGTTCAAGACCAAAGACGACATCGTCATCGCGCTCACCGAGCGCGGGCTTGCTGAGCTGGAGGATGCGCTGGAGGCAGCTGAAGCCGAGGAGCATGCGCCTCGAGCACGTGAGGTGCTTCTCAACCGGGTGATCGAGCTGGCCGTCGCGCGCCGCCGCAGCACTATGGGTGTGCTGCAGTTCGATCCCGTTGTCGTGCGGTTGCTCGCCGAGCATGAACCGTTCCAGCGATTCACCCGGCGACTGACTGCGGTACTCCTCGGTGACGCCGACCCCGCGGCGCGCGTGCCCGCGGCAATGCTGTCCGGCGCGATCTTCGCCGGCGTGATGCATCCACTCGTGGCTGACCTGGACGATGACACGCTGCGCGCCGACCTGCTGCGCACGGCACGGCGCATGCTCAATCTGCCGGAACCCGCTCCGCGCGGGGCGGCGCGAGCGCTGACATAA